One region of Luteolibacter yonseiensis genomic DNA includes:
- a CDS encoding AAA family ATPase, with protein MLESIHIRGYRSLRDFRLRFGGVTVVTGQNGVGKSNLYRALAMIQRMADGRFAEAIADEGGMPGMLWAGRRRKDEALRILWNLADTDFEYEIDCGLIPTTPGDPTRFRTDPDVKSETLRFSASRSRVMAHRKGPVIELRNPEGKMETSPLPLFFPESMLSEVRDANRFPALAAARETFLAWRFYHQFRSDADSPMRRPRVGFWSPVLTHDGANLAATLQTIRESGKGAELDEIVDQAFPGIGWEAVDAEGRFQLQIIKPELKRGFQASELSDGTLRFFCLCAAFLTEKLPPLLILNEPETSLHADLIAPLADLISRTPVSTQLLIVTHSQALAREIAERREARVVELVSYEGETRPADEAGAKRVWTFGG; from the coding sequence ATGTTGGAAAGCATCCATATCCGTGGTTACCGGTCGCTCCGTGACTTCCGGCTGAGGTTCGGCGGTGTGACTGTCGTGACCGGGCAGAACGGCGTGGGAAAATCGAACCTCTATCGCGCCTTGGCCATGATCCAGCGCATGGCGGACGGGCGGTTTGCCGAAGCCATCGCGGATGAAGGGGGGATGCCCGGGATGCTGTGGGCGGGCAGGCGGCGCAAGGATGAGGCTCTCCGCATCCTGTGGAATCTCGCGGACACGGATTTCGAATATGAGATCGACTGCGGCCTGATTCCCACCACTCCGGGCGATCCAACCAGATTCCGGACCGATCCTGATGTGAAGTCCGAGACCCTGCGATTTTCCGCATCCAGGAGCCGTGTCATGGCACATCGGAAGGGGCCGGTCATCGAATTGCGGAATCCGGAGGGGAAGATGGAAACCTCGCCGCTACCGTTGTTTTTCCCCGAGTCCATGCTTTCCGAAGTGCGTGACGCGAACCGTTTCCCCGCGCTGGCGGCGGCCCGCGAAACTTTCCTCGCATGGCGGTTCTATCATCAGTTCCGCAGCGATGCGGATTCACCGATGCGTCGTCCGCGTGTCGGTTTCTGGTCGCCCGTACTAACCCACGACGGAGCGAATCTGGCCGCCACCTTGCAGACCATCCGAGAGTCCGGAAAGGGAGCGGAGCTGGATGAAATCGTCGACCAAGCCTTTCCCGGAATCGGTTGGGAGGCGGTGGATGCGGAAGGACGGTTCCAGCTCCAGATCATCAAGCCGGAGCTCAAACGCGGTTTCCAAGCGAGCGAACTCTCGGATGGTACCCTGCGGTTTTTCTGTCTTTGTGCCGCATTTCTAACGGAAAAACTTCCGCCACTCCTCATTCTCAACGAGCCGGAAACGAGCCTCCATGCGGATCTCATCGCTCCGCTGGCCGATCTCATTTCCCGCACACCGGTATCCACCCAGCTTCTCATCGTCACCCATTCACAAGCGCTCGCCCGGGAAATCGCGGAACGCAGGGAGGCTCGGGTGGTCGAGCTGGTCAGCTACGAGGGTGAGACCCGTCCTGCGGATGAAGCCGGTGCGAAACGTGTCTGGACCTTCGGTGGGTGA
- a CDS encoding glycosyltransferase family 4 protein, with the protein MKVIQILPELNSGGVERGTLEIASYLVREGHEAVVVSNGGRLVEELERSGARHVAMPIHRKSLATLLQVGHLRSLLTREAPDVIHIRSRVPGWVTWLAWRSMDPATRPRLVSTVHGFYSVNPYSSIMAKGERVIAVSRCIREYILENYPKTDAGKIRVIPRGIEPEKYFPEYSAPAGWLAEWRAAHPGLAGKCVLLLPGRITRLKGHDDFFRLVAALKEAGVPVHGLVAGDTHAKKHAYMDELRATVERLGIGSELTFLGHRGDIREVMTVSDIVFALSQQPESFGRTVLEALALGKRVVGYDCGGVGELLGELFPPGRVALGDTASLLEVTRRVIAARPAPAAVGEPFTLEAMCRSTLDVYCELGR; encoded by the coding sequence ATGAAAGTCATCCAGATCTTACCCGAGCTGAATTCCGGCGGTGTGGAGCGAGGGACCTTGGAAATCGCGTCCTATCTCGTCCGGGAAGGTCACGAGGCCGTCGTCGTCTCCAATGGCGGCCGCCTCGTGGAGGAATTGGAACGTTCCGGCGCGCGGCATGTCGCGATGCCGATCCACCGCAAGAGCCTCGCGACCTTGTTACAGGTGGGACACCTGCGGAGTCTCCTCACCCGCGAGGCCCCGGACGTCATCCACATCCGGTCACGCGTGCCCGGCTGGGTGACCTGGCTTGCCTGGCGGAGCATGGACCCGGCCACGCGGCCGCGTCTGGTCAGCACCGTGCATGGATTCTACTCAGTGAACCCCTATTCCTCCATTATGGCGAAGGGGGAACGGGTGATCGCCGTATCCCGCTGCATCCGGGAGTACATCCTGGAAAACTATCCGAAAACCGATGCTGGGAAAATCCGGGTGATCCCGCGGGGCATCGAACCGGAAAAATATTTTCCCGAATACAGCGCCCCCGCCGGCTGGCTGGCGGAATGGCGTGCCGCGCACCCCGGTCTGGCCGGGAAATGCGTGCTGCTGCTGCCCGGCCGGATCACGCGTCTCAAGGGACACGATGACTTCTTCAGGCTGGTCGCCGCATTGAAAGAAGCCGGAGTTCCCGTCCATGGCCTCGTCGCCGGCGACACCCACGCGAAAAAGCACGCGTATATGGATGAACTGCGGGCCACCGTGGAGCGCCTCGGCATCGGGTCCGAACTGACGTTTCTCGGCCACCGCGGCGACATCCGCGAGGTGATGACGGTGAGCGACATCGTCTTCGCGCTTTCCCAGCAGCCCGAGTCCTTCGGGCGCACCGTGCTGGAGGCGCTGGCGCTCGGCAAGAGGGTCGTTGGCTATGATTGCGGCGGGGTGGGGGAACTTTTGGGAGAATTGTTTCCCCCCGGCCGGGTGGCCTTGGGAGACACCGCATCGCTGTTGGAGGTCACCCGCCGGGTCATCGCCGCCCGGCCTGCTCCCGCGGCCGTCGGCGAACCCTTCACACTGGAGGCGATGTGCCGGTCCACACTGGACGTCTATTGCGAGCTCGGGCGCTGA
- the priA gene encoding replication restart helicase PriA — MKSILARRTRHSKFTPVNARVLIDGPSELVFDYAIPAGLDVRPGCRVRIPLRRKSATGTVLSTVEPEQADFALRELESLIDPEPLITPVLLRTADWIARYYGSSIESVIRSVLPEGVRSEENSAKTRRVAVVDGAAPPEVMAKLEKRAPRQFAILSLLAHAPGFRLAVADLGDGNAAALKAMEKAGLLRLETEEIRRDPDADNVEEILESKPLSLNAGQAAALDVVLSAVADPEKARPILLLGVTGSGKTEVYLQAARRALDLGKTVLVLVPEISLTPQTVRRFKSRFAAMQDQVAVLHSNLSQGERFDEWHRIRKGRARIVIGARSAVFAPLPELGLILVDEEHENTYKQENVPRYHGRDVAVLRAAFEPCAIVLGSATPSLESWNNTLIGKYELLRLDQRADGQSMPLVRVVDMRLEQTKHKGGPAILSDKLRTALEQRLEKGEQSILFLNRRGFARSLQCTACGHVCQCPHCAVALTYHRTDERLVCHVCGYQSIVPRKCPECRDPGILLQGYGTQKVEEVMAKVFPQAKFARIDADAMRRKNALRDTLAAFKAHKIDILIGTQMIAKGLHFPNVTLVGILNADLGLHVPDFRAGERTFQLITQVAGRAGRGDLEGEVIVQTFTPHSPSIQFARKHDFDGYSEQEMEFRRQFSFPPYAHCAVLTSRSTHERRAEFTLQTLHLRLAEDLPPGITLGEVLPSPLIRSHGQFRFQITLRSHRARPLTRHVQQILAKTTLPEDVTVVFDMDALNFS; from the coding sequence ATGAAATCAATCTTGGCCCGTCGCACGCGCCACTCCAAGTTCACCCCAGTGAACGCCCGTGTGCTGATAGACGGACCCTCGGAGCTCGTCTTCGACTACGCCATTCCGGCGGGTCTCGACGTGCGCCCGGGCTGCCGCGTCCGCATCCCGCTGCGGCGGAAGTCCGCGACCGGCACCGTGCTTTCCACCGTCGAACCCGAACAGGCGGATTTCGCCCTGCGGGAGCTGGAGTCGCTTATCGACCCCGAGCCGCTCATCACGCCCGTCCTGCTGCGGACCGCGGACTGGATCGCCCGTTATTACGGTTCCAGCATCGAGTCCGTCATCCGCTCGGTCCTGCCGGAGGGGGTCCGGTCCGAGGAAAATTCGGCGAAGACCCGTCGTGTCGCGGTGGTGGATGGAGCCGCTCCGCCCGAGGTGATGGCGAAGCTGGAAAAGCGTGCTCCGCGCCAGTTCGCCATCCTTTCGTTGCTGGCCCATGCGCCGGGTTTCCGGTTGGCCGTCGCCGATCTGGGGGATGGCAACGCGGCCGCGTTGAAAGCCATGGAGAAAGCGGGCCTGCTGCGGCTCGAAACAGAGGAAATCCGCCGCGATCCGGATGCCGACAATGTCGAGGAAATCCTGGAATCCAAACCGCTCTCCCTCAATGCCGGCCAGGCCGCCGCGCTGGATGTCGTCCTGTCAGCCGTCGCGGATCCGGAGAAGGCCCGGCCCATCCTCTTGTTAGGCGTCACGGGTTCGGGTAAAACCGAGGTTTACCTGCAGGCCGCGCGGCGTGCCCTCGACCTCGGAAAGACCGTGCTGGTGTTGGTCCCGGAAATCTCGCTGACCCCCCAGACCGTCCGCCGGTTCAAGTCCCGTTTCGCGGCCATGCAGGATCAGGTGGCGGTGCTGCATTCGAACCTTTCGCAAGGCGAGCGTTTCGACGAGTGGCACCGCATCCGCAAGGGGAGGGCGCGCATTGTCATCGGCGCCCGGTCCGCCGTGTTCGCGCCGCTGCCCGAACTCGGACTGATCCTGGTGGATGAGGAGCACGAAAACACCTACAAGCAGGAAAACGTGCCGCGTTATCATGGGCGCGATGTGGCGGTGCTGCGAGCGGCGTTCGAGCCATGCGCCATCGTATTGGGTTCCGCCACGCCGTCGTTGGAATCCTGGAACAACACACTCATTGGAAAATACGAATTGCTCAGGCTCGACCAGCGTGCCGACGGCCAATCCATGCCGCTCGTCCGGGTCGTGGACATGCGGCTGGAGCAGACCAAGCACAAGGGTGGTCCGGCCATCCTGTCGGACAAGCTCCGCACCGCTCTCGAGCAACGGTTGGAAAAAGGCGAGCAATCGATCCTTTTCCTCAACCGCCGCGGCTTCGCCAGATCGCTCCAGTGCACCGCCTGCGGCCATGTCTGCCAGTGTCCGCATTGTGCCGTCGCGCTCACCTACCACCGGACGGACGAGCGGCTCGTCTGTCATGTCTGCGGCTATCAATCCATCGTCCCGCGCAAATGCCCCGAGTGCCGGGACCCCGGGATCCTGCTTCAAGGCTACGGCACACAGAAGGTGGAGGAGGTCATGGCGAAGGTTTTTCCACAAGCGAAGTTCGCGCGCATCGATGCGGACGCGATGCGCCGGAAGAACGCCCTGCGTGATACCCTGGCGGCCTTCAAGGCCCACAAGATCGACATCCTGATCGGCACACAGATGATCGCCAAGGGACTGCATTTTCCGAATGTCACCCTCGTCGGCATATTGAATGCGGATCTCGGCCTGCATGTTCCGGATTTCCGTGCCGGTGAGCGCACCTTCCAGCTCATCACCCAGGTCGCGGGGCGGGCGGGGCGGGGGGATCTCGAGGGCGAGGTGATCGTGCAAACCTTCACCCCGCACTCCCCCTCCATCCAGTTCGCCCGCAAGCATGACTTCGATGGTTATTCCGAACAGGAAATGGAATTCCGCCGCCAGTTCTCCTTTCCGCCCTACGCCCACTGCGCGGTCCTTACCAGCCGCTCCACCCATGAGCGCCGGGCTGAGTTCACGCTCCAGACCCTGCATCTCCGCCTGGCGGAAGATCTGCCGCCCGGCATCACACTGGGGGAGGTCCTGCCCTCGCCCCTCATCCGCTCCCACGGGCAGTTCCGCTTCCAGATCACCCTGCGTTCCCACCGCGCCCGTCCGCTCACACGGCACGTCCAGCAGATCCTGGCAAAAACCACCCTGCCGGAGGATGTCACCGTCGTCTTCGACATGGATGCGCTGAATTTTTCCTGA
- a CDS encoding lysophospholipid acyltransferase family protein — translation MSAASALRGGDGNSTKLEVSDESLKNHPKIWKWRLEWLGQTGFEKLAGILPGRWAFRLGEVLGGLAWYFMRERRQIVMRNLRIAFYGERDLPALRRLARDSFRRTAANLLSALHTASLPVDQVGKILSVENPELLEKALSDSRGLVFMPSHMGNWEILTRMNRMFPPGHASGAFYRPLNNPLLNERVVAQREVDGTRLFSKNDSLHNVTGFLREGSLIGILADQRVGMQGEPVRFFGRLTRASPLPSLMARRSKSAVLTMSLITDPPGRWRVIYHPVDRPLKTADCMRSLEIAMKASPVDVFWLQERWKVYINRRRTIREWLGPDPCGEGKPHRALLWLSGAPADWRLPKEWTHPDVIYEIVLAPGQARPSWSTGEEIIHTAPVTNDRRKLGKSLVAIDESHALPVDYILTAAASETLKKASDRESIPLVSLPHPS, via the coding sequence TTGTCCGCCGCATCAGCCTTGCGTGGCGGTGACGGAAACTCTACGAAACTCGAGGTGTCCGACGAATCCCTGAAAAATCACCCGAAAATCTGGAAATGGCGGCTGGAATGGCTCGGCCAGACCGGGTTTGAAAAGCTGGCGGGTATTCTTCCCGGGCGGTGGGCGTTCCGCTTGGGCGAGGTCTTGGGCGGTCTCGCCTGGTATTTCATGAGGGAGCGGAGACAGATCGTCATGCGGAACCTGCGCATCGCGTTTTACGGTGAGCGGGATCTCCCGGCGTTGCGGCGCCTGGCACGTGATTCGTTCCGCCGCACGGCAGCGAACCTCCTGTCCGCGCTTCATACCGCAAGCCTCCCCGTGGACCAGGTCGGGAAAATTCTCAGCGTTGAGAATCCGGAGCTTCTGGAAAAGGCGCTTTCCGACAGCCGGGGCCTCGTGTTCATGCCGTCGCACATGGGCAATTGGGAGATCCTCACCCGGATGAACCGGATGTTTCCCCCCGGACATGCATCGGGCGCGTTCTACCGGCCGTTGAACAATCCGCTGCTGAACGAGCGGGTGGTCGCCCAGCGGGAAGTCGACGGGACGCGGTTGTTCTCGAAAAACGACAGCCTTCACAACGTCACCGGATTTCTTCGTGAGGGCAGCCTGATCGGGATCCTGGCGGACCAGCGTGTCGGCATGCAGGGGGAGCCCGTGCGGTTTTTCGGCAGACTCACACGGGCCAGTCCGTTGCCGAGCCTCATGGCCCGCCGCAGCAAGAGCGCGGTGCTCACCATGTCCCTCATTACCGATCCGCCCGGAAGATGGCGCGTCATCTATCACCCGGTGGACCGCCCGCTCAAGACGGCGGACTGCATGAGATCGCTGGAAATCGCGATGAAGGCCAGTCCGGTCGACGTGTTCTGGCTGCAGGAGCGGTGGAAGGTCTATATCAACCGCAGGCGCACCATCCGTGAGTGGCTGGGTCCCGATCCGTGCGGAGAGGGCAAGCCGCACCGCGCGCTGCTTTGGCTTTCCGGTGCGCCCGCGGACTGGCGGCTTCCCAAAGAGTGGACCCACCCGGATGTCATTTATGAAATCGTGCTGGCTCCGGGGCAGGCCCGGCCGTCATGGTCCACCGGAGAGGAAATCATCCACACGGCGCCGGTCACGAATGATCGCAGGAAGCTGGGGAAATCCCTCGTCGCGATTGATGAAAGCCATGCCCTGCCCGTTGACTACATCCTGACCGCCGCCGCGTCCGAAACCCTGAAGAAAGCCAGCGATCGGGAATCAATCCCGCTTGTCTCTCTGCCCCATCCATCATGA
- a CDS encoding DUF4230 domain-containing protein has translation MWRTFRRIITVSAIIGGVWLLVVKPAERLLSTTTHRIERGLKEVLGAITNTDTRVVEGRAEIVESAEISELALLDMRMSATRTIEKSAELSGIIPLGTKKLIVRGHYQVKGGYRLKDGVSLRMVNGRPVANFPKPEILSVELIDYDVLSEDSGWLNKIQPTDRAQILRELRNQMREEAERSGMLNTVESSLRTRLRDLMGAQDVTIEQSLP, from the coding sequence ATGTGGCGCACTTTTCGGAGGATCATCACCGTCTCGGCCATCATTGGCGGGGTTTGGCTTCTGGTGGTGAAGCCTGCGGAAAGGTTGCTCTCCACCACCACCCACCGGATCGAGCGGGGGCTGAAGGAAGTGCTGGGGGCGATCACGAACACCGATACCCGTGTGGTGGAGGGACGTGCGGAGATTGTCGAATCCGCCGAGATCTCGGAGCTCGCGCTGCTGGACATGCGGATGAGCGCCACCCGGACGATCGAAAAATCCGCGGAGCTGTCCGGCATCATCCCGCTCGGGACAAAGAAGCTGATCGTGCGCGGCCACTATCAGGTGAAGGGCGGTTACCGCCTCAAGGACGGTGTTTCACTGCGGATGGTGAACGGCAGGCCCGTCGCGAATTTCCCCAAGCCGGAAATCCTGTCCGTGGAGCTCATCGATTATGACGTCCTGAGTGAGGACAGCGGCTGGTTGAACAAGATCCAGCCGACGGACCGGGCGCAGATTCTCAGGGAATTGCGGAACCAGATGCGCGAGGAAGCGGAAAGGAGCGGCATGCTCAATACGGTGGAGAGCTCGCTCCGCACCCGCCTGCGCGACCTGATGGGCGCGCAGGATGTCACCATCGAGCAATCCCTGCCGTAG
- a CDS encoding RHS repeat domain-containing protein codes for MSQIRSIFLRLTIFLLLGLSVATGGQVCSPSLDRVTREASAGSDHLHTYDRQNRLLTEKADTLSAAQAVTKSGLTTTYTYDAAGNREGRWVGGSLKESYGWDSRNRLTSLTQASPAKTYGYGYDYRVRRVIRDESAAGGANTTISFSGGTSVLEKTGATLDVEYIRGSDYGGGIGGILYTIRSGTNSFNAYNSRGDVVAKTTSAGTVSWQATYESFGTRTTETPTPNPDRQKANTKEEDPTGLLNEGFRYRDLTTGSFISRDPLGFVDGPNVYTYVNQNPWTKVDPLGLRTAWGIPDDSKEADDDRAELDRLKKDIDNIGEAVSKLDQKGPARGRGEASFRMQSRNKLLKSLDLKSSQAIFIEAKLEVYDALNTAGSIVGPNAKFAADYRLLGDNPFSRALYPNRFGPGDAGIRDFSGETFAIATLFTPVASVRGLVGNAASTAGRTNAELVQDIATRAEAWGQRQGLHAAGGGPVQGTLKHNYAARLLDRYQSMYGSRGLQTEVSFLNGNAVNYGTAGSVRLDVFEAATSTAWDYKFTLHPTLSPSRVQRIIDNSPVNTVIPVGP; via the coding sequence TTGTCACAAATCCGTTCCATTTTCCTGAGACTGACGATTTTCCTGCTGTTGGGATTGTCTGTGGCGACCGGCGGGCAGGTTTGCAGTCCTTCGCTGGACCGCGTGACCCGTGAAGCCTCCGCCGGTTCGGATCACCTCCACACCTACGACCGCCAGAACCGCCTGCTTACCGAAAAGGCGGACACCCTGAGCGCCGCGCAGGCCGTCACCAAAAGCGGCCTAACCACCACCTACACCTACGACGCCGCCGGCAACCGCGAGGGCAGATGGGTCGGCGGCTCGCTCAAGGAAAGCTACGGCTGGGACAGCCGGAACCGCCTGACCTCCCTCACCCAGGCCAGCCCCGCGAAGACCTACGGCTACGGTTACGACTACCGCGTCCGCCGGGTCATCCGCGACGAATCGGCGGCCGGAGGCGCGAACACCACCATCTCCTTCAGCGGCGGCACCTCGGTCCTCGAAAAAACCGGCGCCACTCTCGATGTCGAATACATCCGTGGCAGCGACTACGGCGGCGGCATCGGCGGCATCCTCTACACCATCCGCAGCGGGACGAACTCGTTCAACGCCTACAACAGCCGTGGCGACGTCGTGGCGAAAACCACCAGCGCGGGCACCGTCTCGTGGCAGGCGACCTACGAAAGCTTCGGCACCCGCACCACCGAAACCCCGACCCCCAACCCCGACCGACAGAAAGCCAACACCAAGGAAGAAGACCCCACAGGCCTGCTCAACGAAGGCTTCCGCTATCGCGATCTAACGACGGGCTCGTTCATCTCGCGAGATCCGCTGGGCTTCGTGGATGGGCCGAACGTCTACACCTATGTGAATCAGAATCCTTGGACGAAAGTCGATCCGCTGGGACTCCGGACTGCGTGGGGAATTCCAGATGATAGCAAGGAGGCCGACGATGATCGGGCAGAGCTTGATCGGCTCAAAAAGGATATTGATAATATAGGTGAAGCAGTTTCCAAGCTCGATCAAAAGGGCCCTGCCAGAGGGCGAGGTGAAGCCAGTTTCCGGATGCAGAGTCGGAATAAGCTTCTGAAATCGCTGGATCTGAAAAGCTCCCAAGCCATTTTCATCGAAGCCAAGCTGGAAGTCTATGACGCTCTCAATACTGCGGGATCCATCGTGGGGCCGAACGCGAAATTCGCGGCGGATTATCGGTTGTTGGGTGACAATCCTTTCAGCAGGGCGTTGTATCCGAACCGATTCGGGCCCGGTGATGCCGGAATTCGTGATTTCAGTGGGGAGACGTTTGCGATCGCAACACTTTTTACCCCTGTCGCATCCGTAAGGGGGCTGGTGGGTAACGCCGCAAGTACGGCAGGGCGTACAAATGCGGAGCTCGTTCAAGACATCGCAACCCGGGCTGAAGCTTGGGGCCAAAGGCAGGGACTACATGCGGCTGGAGGCGGTCCTGTTCAAGGCACCTTAAAGCACAACTATGCTGCCCGATTACTAGATCGATACCAAAGCATGTATGGCAGCCGGGGCCTACAAACAGAAGTCTCGTTCCTTAACGGAAATGCGGTTAACTACGGCACCGCTGGAAGTGTTCGCTTGGACGTGTTTGAGGCAGCTACCAGCACCGCGTGGGATTACAAATTCACGCTGCACCCCACATTAAGTCCTTCTCGAGTTCAACGTATTATCGATAATTCGCCTGTAAACACCGTAATCCCAGTTGGACCATGA
- a CDS encoding nucleotide sugar dehydrogenase encodes MNHIAIVGLGYVGLPLTLQFARSGATVLGLDIDSRKIDAINAGQSYIKHVAAGEIAAQTAAGKLEASTDFSRVAGVDAVILCVPTPLNHFREPDLSYVLDTGRAIAPFLKKGTLVVLESTTYPGTTDGELREVLESGSGLTAGTDFHLAFSPEREDPGNPDSKVAHIPKVVGGLTPACLDRALALYGLAIHQLVPVSSCRVAEATKLLENIFRSVNIALVNELKLVYGAMDIDIWEVIEAAKTKPFGFMPFYPGPGLGGHCIPIDPFYLTWKAREFGQHTRFIELAGEINTAMPDHVVKVAFEALNGEGKSVKNSRILILGLAYKANVDDDRESPTYKLIEKFEALGATVAYHDPHVPVIPLTREHAAYAGRKSEAAITPDHDLIVLATGHDEYKTFDFSAFPIPLVDTRNAVTCKPAKYFKA; translated from the coding sequence ATGAATCACATCGCCATCGTCGGTCTGGGCTACGTCGGCCTCCCGCTCACCCTTCAATTCGCCCGCTCGGGTGCCACGGTTCTCGGGCTGGACATCGACTCCCGGAAAATCGACGCGATCAACGCAGGACAGAGCTACATCAAGCACGTTGCCGCCGGCGAGATCGCCGCGCAGACCGCCGCCGGGAAGCTGGAGGCGTCCACGGATTTTTCCCGGGTCGCCGGAGTGGATGCCGTGATCCTCTGTGTTCCCACGCCTCTCAACCATTTCCGCGAACCCGACCTCAGCTATGTGTTGGACACGGGCAGGGCCATCGCTCCCTTCCTGAAAAAAGGCACGCTGGTCGTCCTGGAGTCCACCACCTACCCCGGCACGACGGATGGCGAGCTTCGCGAGGTTCTGGAGTCCGGCTCCGGGCTCACCGCCGGCACGGATTTCCATCTCGCGTTTTCTCCCGAGCGCGAGGATCCCGGCAATCCCGATAGCAAGGTCGCCCACATTCCCAAGGTCGTGGGTGGCCTGACACCGGCTTGTTTGGACCGGGCTCTCGCGCTTTATGGCCTGGCGATCCACCAGCTGGTGCCCGTCAGCTCGTGCCGGGTGGCGGAGGCGACGAAGCTGTTGGAGAACATTTTCCGCTCGGTGAACATCGCCTTGGTGAATGAACTCAAGCTCGTTTACGGGGCCATGGACATCGACATCTGGGAAGTCATCGAGGCTGCGAAAACCAAGCCCTTCGGCTTCATGCCATTCTATCCCGGCCCGGGCCTCGGCGGGCACTGCATCCCGATCGACCCTTTCTACCTGACTTGGAAAGCCCGCGAATTCGGCCAGCACACCCGCTTCATCGAACTGGCGGGCGAGATCAACACCGCCATGCCCGATCATGTCGTCAAGGTCGCCTTCGAGGCGCTCAATGGCGAGGGCAAGTCCGTGAAGAACTCGCGGATCCTCATTCTCGGCCTCGCCTACAAGGCGAACGTCGATGACGATCGCGAATCGCCCACCTACAAGCTCATCGAAAAATTCGAAGCACTTGGAGCGACCGTCGCCTATCATGATCCGCATGTCCCCGTCATCCCGCTGACCCGGGAGCACGCGGCCTACGCGGGCCGGAAATCCGAGGCGGCCATCACGCCTGACCACGACCTCATCGTCCTCGCCACCGGCCACGACGAATACAAGACCTTCGATTTTTCCGCATTCCCCATCCCGCTCGTGGACACCCGCAACGCGGTGACATGCAAGCCGGCCAAATATTTCAAAGCCTGA
- a CDS encoding suppressor of fused domain protein: protein MPKPDRFFENSRQRKRSCSSSCLFRFISLPYLDGPDLENLECTDGTAKFYWLIPITQSELELKNAEGVEALEARFDASGFDYAGPAREGVV from the coding sequence ATGCCAAAGCCGGACCGGTTCTTCGAGAACAGTCGGCAGCGGAAGCGATCATGCTCCTCTTCATGCTTGTTCCGCTTCATTTCGCTGCCCTATCTTGACGGACCAGACCTTGAGAACCTTGAATGCACCGATGGGACGGCGAAATTTTATTGGCTGATCCCGATCACCCAATCGGAACTTGAGTTAAAAAATGCCGAGGGTGTGGAAGCCCTTGAGGCCCGGTTCGATGCGTCCGGTTTTGACTACGCCGGGCCTGCAAGAGAGGGTGTTGTCTGA
- a CDS encoding GH25 family lysozyme, with protein MRKIFLCLPLVLPFVVISCGGGGYGSVGLPDAPKIVNVSSYDPKEKQRSGDSFSSTDVSALKRNGSHGLIARCGKGRALDEKCADFLHSAEREGMMLGSYYFVLKGVDPVWQADQYISRLRQIAPGRKILLVGDFDTKSSPADLVKFIDRVEKLTGVTPVIYLENSDRLRSSLRNATPAQKRRISDCPYWIALYSHDGGFETPEHLMKAYDVWDDWAIWQYAGVEWSRRSVSKHYHHGPWKSPEYFGSMDRPLEHNAFNGDIGDLKEFWADHSWVVR; from the coding sequence ATGAGAAAGATCTTCCTGTGTCTGCCCCTCGTGCTTCCCTTTGTAGTGATCAGTTGCGGCGGCGGGGGCTACGGCAGCGTCGGGTTGCCGGATGCTCCCAAGATCGTCAACGTTTCCTCTTATGACCCGAAGGAGAAACAACGTTCCGGTGATTCGTTCTCTTCGACCGATGTCTCCGCTCTGAAGCGGAACGGCTCTCACGGCCTCATCGCGCGCTGCGGAAAAGGCAGGGCGCTGGATGAGAAGTGCGCGGATTTCCTTCATTCTGCCGAGCGGGAGGGCATGATGCTTGGATCCTATTATTTCGTCCTCAAGGGAGTGGACCCGGTCTGGCAGGCGGACCAATACATCAGCCGCCTGAGGCAGATCGCGCCGGGAAGGAAAATTCTGTTGGTGGGGGACTTCGATACCAAGTCGAGCCCGGCGGATCTGGTGAAGTTCATTGACCGGGTCGAGAAGCTGACGGGGGTGACACCTGTCATCTATCTGGAAAACAGCGACCGGCTGCGGTCGTCGCTCCGCAACGCCACGCCCGCACAGAAGCGGCGCATCAGCGACTGTCCTTACTGGATCGCGCTCTACTCGCATGACGGTGGATTCGAAACCCCGGAACACCTCATGAAAGCCTATGACGTGTGGGACGACTGGGCGATCTGGCAATATGCGGGTGTCGAGTGGTCCAGACGTTCCGTTTCCAAGCACTATCACCACGGGCCGTGGAAATCTCCCGAGTATTTCGGTTCGATGGACCGCCCGTTGGAGCATAATGCCTTCAATGGCGACATCGGTGACCTGAAGGAATTCTGGGCGGATCACTCATGGGTCGTGCGCTGA